From a single Rosa rugosa chromosome 7, drRosRugo1.1, whole genome shotgun sequence genomic region:
- the LOC133722054 gene encoding glycine-rich protein 23-like has protein sequence MPPHGGGGPGGGGGGGGFGPFGCLGGLLQSCAYFLCCCCLLENCCGPMFGGGGGGGPGGGGGGGPHGGGGGGFGGGGGGFGGGGGGRGGGGGGRGGGGGGRF, from the exons ATGCCTCCTCACGGTGGCGGGGGTCCAGGcggcggtggcggtggtggGGGTTTTGGACCTTTCGGCTGCTTAGGCGGCCTTCTACAATCTTG TGCTTATTTCCTGTGCTGCTGCTGCCTACTGGAGAACTGCTGTGGACCAAtgtttggtggtggtggtggtggtggtcctggtggtggtggtggtggtggtcctcacggtggtggtggcggtggttttggtggtggaggtggtggttttggtggtggaggtggtggtcgtggtggtggaggtggtggtcgtggtggtggtggtggtgggcgTTTCTGA